TGCCGTGGAATCCGTAGTAGGCGCCTGCCAGGGCGTCCGTGTCCGTGTAGGTGAAGGAATACGTGTTCGTCCCATCGGAAACTTCTCCGGTGAGAAGGACCGATGTGGCTGAAAGATAAGTGCCGGCCAAGGACATCGAGAGGGGGGTTGATGGGGAGAAGGTCGGTATGTTACCCGTGAATGCCGCCGCGAGGGAAGTGAAAGCAGTACCTGTTCCTTTCAACAGGCTGACCGTGCCAGCCATGAAGTCCAGGCTGACGCGGTACGCGTCCGAAGTATGGAGATTGCTCCCCGTGCCGGAGGCGACAAGGGCGAACCGCATGATGGTGGGGGCGGTTGTCGCTTCCGTATCCAGAAGATAGGGGAGAGCCGACGATGACACCGTGAAATCATTCGGTCCGGTGAGTGCGTGATCCACGCTCACATGGCCGTTCTGGGAAGCGGACAGCAGGATCTGCATCCTGCGGGCATCTCCAGAGCCGACGATGTTTGTCAGGCCCCCCACGCTTTGGGTGAAGAGGAAGGCGGCTGCGGTGGTCTTGCTGGTATCGGAAAAATTTTCGCTGAACGGGACGGTCACGGTCGCCGCATGGGCGGCAGCGGCGGAGAGAATGACGGAGGAGATCGTGCCAGCGAGAGAACGGGGAAGTGTGGATGGGGATTTCAACATCGGCTTGGTTGGTTCATCAGGGATAAGACCCTGCGGGAAGCGCGGGCTTCCGGATTTCCATGTCCCGGAAGGGGGGGATGTCTCCGGAAAGGTGAAATTTTTTCCGATCATCGGAAAAAAAGGGATCAGGGTGTGACATCTTCCCCTGATGGCACATCAATCAGATGGTGGCAGCGCCCGCTGACTCGATTCCCGATGACGAACCGGACCTGATCCGGAGGGCGCAACGTGGGGATCTCGCGGCGTTCGGCACCTTGGTGGGCCGTTATCAGGCGAGCATCCGTGCCTTCGCCGCCTTGCGCATGTCCGTGCGCTGCGAGGCGGAGGATCTGGCGCAGGAAACCTTTGTCATCGCCTGGCGGAAGCTCGCGGACTTCGATCCAGGGACCTCCCTCGGCGCATGGCTGCGCCGCATCGCCCATCATCTGGTGCGGAACCACCGCAGGAAATTCCGCGCGGAGGGGGTGGGCGGCTACCAGGAGCTTGAGATCCTCTGGCGCGGGCAGGAGAGGGACAGGCCGGGCGGACCGGAGGAACGGCTTGCCGCGTTGCGGGATTGCCTTTCCAGGATGGACGGCCCTTCCCGGGAGTTGCTGCACGACCGTTATCTGGAAGGGACCAGTGTCAGGGAACTGGCGGAGAGATCGGGAAAGGGATATTCCGCACTCACCACCCAGCTCTATCGCTTGCGCGAAGTGCTGGCCCTCTGCGTGGAAAATGAAATGGGAGTCAACTCCGGAACGTCATGAACACCGGCACTGAGAACGAATTCCGCGGTTTGATGATCCGGGCGCTGGAAGGCGGACTGGAAAGGGAGGAAATGTCCAGGCTCGCCACCCTGTGCAGGGAACATCCCGGGCTTGCCCGGATGTTCGGACGGCAGGTGGAGGTGGATCGTTTCCTGGAGATCGCGTTGAGGGATCTCACCGCTGGCACCGGCTTTTCCCGCAGCGTGATCCAGCGGATTGAAGATGAGCGGGAGGTGGGGGCGCCTTTCGTCGCTTCGGTGATGGACCGGGTGGAGCGGGTGTCGCGCCGGAAGACCCGGTGGCTGACGGCGGCGGTGGGGATCGCCGCGCTGCTCATTCTCTGGCTGGGACTTTCCCTCCATGGCCGCGGCACCGCCGCGAAGCTGCACCGCGGGGACTCCGCGAAGTGGATGGCGCCTCCGGCAGGGGAAGACCTGCGGGCGGGCATGCGGCTGCAACTGGACAGCGGTCTGGCGGAGATCCATTTCGCCACTGGCGCGGAAGTCATTCTGGAAGGTCCGGCGGATTTTGAAATCCGGGGGCGGGATGAGGGCTTCATCCATCAGGGCAGGGTCTCCGTGCGGATCCCGGAACAAGCCCGGCGATTCAGGCTGGGCAGTCCCGGAGGCAGCGTGGTGGATCCCGGAAAAGCCTTCGGCCTCCATGTCGCCGCGGACGGGGAGACGGAGGCGGAGGTATTCGAAGGAAAGATCCGGGTGCGTCCGCGCCATGGAAGTGGGGAAGTGATGCTGGGGACGAACGAAAAGTTCATCTCCAGCGGCAGAATCTGGTGGAAGAGCGGGGGGATCGATGCGAATGCGTTCGTCACCAGCATGCCACCGCAGGCACCGGGTGTTCCGGAGTATGCCCACTGGGCGCTGGATGAAGGGGCCGGAACCTCCACCAAGTCCCTCGGAAAACTGACGGCGGGCGATTTCCGCCCTGCGGAACTGAGGGACTTCGGAGGAATGCCGGGTGCCCTGCCAAAGTGGGTCGACGGACCTTATGGCAAGGCGCTTGCCTTTGATGGCCTGGGGAACGCGTTGGAAACCCACTTTCCCGGGGTGGTGGGGGACGCCGCGCGGACGGTGGCCTTCTGGCTCCGCCTGCCGGAGGACTTTGATTCGGAACAGGGATATGGGATCATCTCCTGGGGGGATCTGGCGGAGACGGGGAACGCATGGCAGATATCGGTCAATCCCTACATCCACGAAGGTCCGGTCGGCAGGCTGCGCGTCGGCATCTACCCGTCGCTGGTGACCGGTTCGACGGACCTGCGCGACGGCCGCTGGCATCACTGTGCGGTCGTTCTCTACAAGGACGAACGGAACGGCCACCGCATTCCCGCCCTGCTCTATGTGGATGGGAAGATGGAGGCGACGGCGTCGAAGGGGGTTGTCACCCGGATCCACACGAGTTCGGAGGAAGGGGCCCGCCCGGTGTGGATCGCCAGGAGTCTCCGGCACGAGGAGCCGAAGCGCAGCCGCGGCACCGGCTTCTTCCGCGGGGATCTGGATGAGATCTACATCTTCGATGGCGCGCTCAACCAAGGGCAGATTGAAAATCTCATGCGCTTCAATACGCTCTTCCCCAAGTCCTACTGACCGTTCCCCCTGCTTCCAAAGCTCTCCCATACCAGACAAGACCCATGAAATCCCTCGTCCCGCTTCTGTTCCTCTCCTTGGCCGCCCTCTGCCATGCCGGCGGTTTCAAGGAACTCGTCACCTTCGGCGACAGCCTCACCGACATGGGCAACCGGTCGGTGGGTCCGGATAAGAAAGATGTGAAATTCCGTCCGACCTGGGTCGCCCAGCTCGCCGGTCCGCAAATGCTGGACATTCCCGGCTTCAAACCCTCCGGCATGAATGGCTTCTACTTCGGCGGGACCAACTATGCCGTGGGGGGATCGACCAGCGGCTACGCCGCCGCCAAGGGCCGGGACCAGAATAAGGGCCAGAACCTCACGGTCCAGATCAGCAAGCGGTACCTCAACCCGGAATTCAACAAGGACGGGGTGAAGAAAGACGCGCTGCACATCGTCCGCATCGGCACCAATGATCTGATGGCGCTGGCGATCCAGCCGGAACAGATCGGCTCAGCCTGGACCACCCTCAGCCAGGAAGCGGCGAAGGTGGTGGTGGATGTGGAGGGACAGATTCAGGCCATGGCGGACGCGGGCGTGAAATACGTGATGTGGGGGAATCTCTCCGATGGCTCGAAATTCCCATCCCTCGTCCGCCGGGTGGCTATTCTCGGTGACATGGCGCCCATCGCCCTCAAGGCGGTTTCCGATGCTAGCAAAGCGTTCAATGCGGAGATGGATGCGGCCATCGTGAGGCTCCAGGCGAAGAACGCCGGGCTGAAGATCATCAAGCTGGACATGGACGCCATGTTCAATGAGGTCGAGGCGGATCCGGGGAAATTCGGCTTCGTCAGCGTGACGGAAGGTGCGAATGACAGCCGCCACCTTTTTTCCGCCGATGGCCTCCATCCCACCCCGGCCGGGCACAAGGCGCTCGCGGAATATGCCTTCCGCGTCATCTCAGACCCGAAGACACCGAAGCCAAACTGAATGCAAAGCATCCCCCGCGGCATGCACGATGCACCGGCTCCGGGATGGGAAAAGAAGGCAAGTCATTGTGGATGCTTGTCTGGCAGGCTGGGCATGGGAGCTGCGCCGGAGCTTCCACCATGAAAACGAAAAAGACGAAGTATGATCTCAGCGGAAAGCGGGTGGCGGTGCTGGCGACCGACGGATTCGAGCAGTCCGAGCTTTCAAAACCCGTCGGGGCGCTCCGGGAACACGGCGTGAAGGTGTCCATCATCAGTCCGTCGGGAGAACCCATCAAAGGATGGACCGATGACGACTGGGGGCACGAGATTACGGCGGACCTGGCCCTGGATGACGCCAGCCCGCTCGACTATGACGGACTTCTGCTGCCTGGTGGCGTCATCAATTCCGACGCACTCCGGCAGGAGGAACAGGCACGGGAGTTCGCCCGTCACTTTTTCGACGCCGGGAAACCCGTCTTCGCCATCTGCCATGGAGCGCAGCTCCTCATCGATGCCGGTCTGGTGGAGGGACGCCACATGACCTCCTACGCGGCTCTGGAAAAGGATCTCCGGAATGCCGGGGCGGACTGGGAGGATTCCGAGGTGGTGGTGGACAATGGATTCGTCACCTCCCGCAAGCCGGATGACCTGCCCGCGTTCTGTGCGAAGATGTGCGAGGAACTCGCCGAGGGCATCCACGCATGATCCACGGTCGGCCCCCTACGCGATCGCGTGGGAATTACTCCTTCACGGGATTGTGGGGACCCGCTATCAAATGTTCACTCAAGCCGCAACCGGCCGCTGACGCCGTTCTGTTATCCGGGGGGAAGACAGAATGGCGAGGCACCGGTTGCGGCTTTTTTTGGTGATGCCATAGATGCGGCGCGCATGCAGGCAGGGATGCCATTCCATGGCGTCCGGCTGGGAGATCCACCATCATCGCCCGATCCCATTCCATCCTGGGGCCCATAAAGCCATCTTCGGACAGGGGCGTGATGATTCCTGTATCGCGGGTTTTTCAGCCGCCCCACCGGGTGCCATTGGAATGGCGATCCCTAGCCAACCGTTCAACGGAACAGGAAATATAGCGCCAGCACGAAGAACCCGAACCAGACCGACGCGACGTGGGCGACTCCGAAGGATCTCGCGCCGGGCGTTTCCGCAGGATCGTCACGGTGCGGCCCGAACAGGATATTGAACTTCACCAGCATCCAGACGCCGAAGATGGACCAGGCGACGAGGAAAAGGGCGAGGAAGGTTTTGATGAGGATGATCATCGGGAACAGGGCGATTTTCGCCACGCATGCCATTGATGTCCAGCCAGCGGGACTCCGGGGACCGGCAGGTGGGAAGAATAGGGGCTTGTACAGATGATAGGACTCGATTCCCTGTGGAGAAAGGTGCCAGATCATCGTCATGAATCGCCGCGAGGTGCCGAGGATCGGGATGATTTCCTATGGTGAGGATCGTCTGCGGGAGGGTGGATTCGTGACCCTGCCGCTGAACGAATCCTTCACCATCGATCCCACACGGCTGCGCCCGCATTATCATGACTTTTTCCAGGTTTCGCTGCTGCTAGGGGACGGTTCGCTCATGCATGACTTCCGCGAGTCTGAGGCCAGCGGTGCGACTCTCTTTTTCCTGAGTCCCGGCCAAGTGCACACCATCGTCCCGCGGCCGCGCATGTCGGGAACCATCGTCTCCTTCACCCGTGAGTTTCTCGAGGAAGGGGTGGAGGACGGTTTCCTGATGAATCTCCCATTCTTTTTCACGACGGAACAGGCACCTTGGTTGCGGCTGGCCGACGACCGCCTGCCATGGGTGGAGGGTGTTTTCCGTGAACTGCAGGAAGAATACGATGCCGCACCGCAGGGATTCGCGGAGGTAGCCCGCTGCCTGCTTCGCGTCCTGTTCGTGAAGGTCGCACGGTGGTATGGGGTGGAAAGTCCGGTCATGGCGCGTGGCAGGCAGGCCGTCCTGGTCCGGCGCTTCCGGCAGGAACTGGAGGCTCATCACCACGAATGGCAGACGCTGGACCACTACGCGAAGGCGCTGGGAGTGACCACCAACCACCTCCATGATGCGGTGAGAGTGGAAACGGGGCAGTCCGCCGGGGAGCACCTCAGGGAGCGGCGGCTGCTCGATGCCAAGCGCCAGCTCCTCCACTCCACCATGAGCGTCTCCGAGGTGGGCTACGGGCTGGGTTTCGCGGATCCATCGTATTTCAGCCGCTTCTTCAAACGCAGTGAAGGGATGAGCCCGGCGGAGTTCCGGAAGAAGATCCGAGAAAAATACCAGAAAGACCACGGTTAGCACCGGCCCCTTGGATTGAGCGGGGGAAGGGGCGGGAGCACCTTCGCGGGCATGGAAGACTCAACGGCCATTCCGGAGGCCACACCGCGGGCGAACTCCCATGAGACGGTGTTCGCCCTGTTGTTCGCGATCAGTTTCTCACACCTGCTCAATGACACGATCCAGGCGCTGATTCCGTCCATTTATCCCATCCTCAAGCACGACTACGCCCTGACGTTCACGCAACTGGGCCTCATCACCTTCGCCTTCCAGCTCACCGCATCCCTGCTCCAGCCGGTGGTCGGCCTGGTCACGGACCGGCGGCCGATGCCCTATTCGCTGCCTGTCGGGATGGGCATGACCTTGCTGGGGCTGGTTGCGCTGGCCTACGCCGGGAGCTTCCACTCCATCCTCATCTCCGCCGCGCTGGTGGGCGGTGGCTCGGCCATTTTCCACCCGGAGGCGTCCCGCATCGCGCACATGGCGGCGGGCAGGCGGCGTGGCTTCGCCCAGTCCCTGTTCCAGGTGGGCGGAAATGCGGGCAGCGCCATTGGCCCCTTGCTGGCGGCATGGATCATCGTCCCGCACGGGCAGAAGTCGCTGGTCGTCTTCTCCGCCATCGCCCTGCTGGGTGTGCTGGTGCTGTGGCAGATCGGGAAATGGCAGAGCGCCAACCTGCACCGCATCCACCGCAAGCCGAAGGCCGCGGGTGCCGCCGTGAGTCCGGTGAGCCGGAACCGCGTGATCCTCGCCATGAGCGTGCTGGTGGTGCTGGTGTTCTCGAAGTATGTCTATCTGTCCTCGCTCACCAGCTACTACACCTTCTACCTGATCGACCGTTTCCATGTCTCCGTGCAGAGCGCGCAGATGCACCTGTTCCTGCTGCTGTTCGCGGTGGCGGTGGGCACCATCGTCGGTGGTCCGGTGGGGGACCGCATCGGCCGCAAGCGGGTGATCTGGGGTTCCATCCTCGGTGTCGCCCCGTTCTCGCTGGCCCTGCCCCACGTGAACCTCCTCACCACCGGCATCCTGAGCGTCTTCATCGGCCTCATCCTGGCGTCCGCTTTTTCCGCGATTCTGGTCTATGCCCAGGAGCTGCTTCCGGGAAAGGTGGGGATGGTCGCGGGCCTGTTCTTCGGGCTGGCCTTCGGCATCGCCGGCATCGGCTCCGCCGTGCTGGGAAAAGTGGCGGACATCCACGGCATCAACTTCGTCTTCCAGATCTGCGCGTTCCTGCCGCTGCTGGGCCTGGCGACGGTGCTACTGCCGGATGTCGAGGTGGAGAAATAGAGGAGCCCTACCGCTCCTCCATGATCCGCTTCATTTCCTCCGGTGGCAGGTTGCCGAACACCTTGTCCCGCAGCTCGGGCCTGTCCCGCAGGACCTCGATGGTCTGGCGGATGAACTTGTCCCGCTGCGGGCCGGGGTGGTCGCCGATCCACTTTTGGAAGGCCTCCAGTTGCTGCGGGGATTCCGCCACCCCCCATGTGATCTGCGGTCGGCCGAATGATGTTCCTCTTTCCCCGTCCACGAATCCGACCAACTCACGGATGTAGGCATCGAGGTTCGCTCCTTGGATCGAGCCATCCGCCAGCGGCCCGAGGAAGGCCGGAAAATCCCCCGGCATGCGGAAAAGCATGGCCGAACGGAAGGCGTCCGCCTGCAGGGAGTCCGGCAGCTTGGCGATCATGTTCACTGCTTTTGCCGCGGGTCCATAGAGGCATGCGGCGGTCCCCAGTCCCCGCGCGGCGTCCACTCCCTGGGTGGTGCCTTCCATGGCAACCACATGGGCGATCGCCGTCTCCGGTGATTTGTTGTAGAGGCTTCCCAGCAGGCTGTTGATGCCGCTGTGGGAGGTGACTCCCATCTCCCCGGCCAACCACTTCATCTGCCCCAGGATGGTCCCGGCGGAGTCCGCCTGCATGGCGAACAGGGTGACATGCTGCCTGACGTGGGAAGGGGCGTTGCGGACGTATTCCATCGCCGCCTGCGGGTCCTTCGCCCGCAGATGATGGAGCATCATCGGCAGCACCACGTTCTGGTATTCCGCGTTCAGGGACTCCGCCCAGCGGATTGCCGCCGCCGGGTCTTCCTTCGCCAGCGCCTCAGCGAACGTCTTCGCCATCCCTGCGGACACCCCACCCACCGGGCAGCGGTTGAGCCAGTGGCTGACCTCCTGCGGGTCCAGTTGCCGGAGTTCATCCAGCCGGTCGATCCTGGTGTGGAGCGTGATGTCATGACCCATGACGCCCTCGATCCGTCCCACCCAGCGCAACGCCACCAGCGGATGCGTTTGGAAAAGTTCCTGCACCTGCCGGGGAAAGAACTGGCTCCTCCCTTCGTAGCCGAACCTTCCGGGCAGCAGCAGCGCCGCCTGGAAAGCCGCATCCGGATTTGCCGCGATCCATGCGTTGAAGAACGCTTCCACGATCTCCCGTGACGGCTGCGGGTCCGCCTTGAGCAGGGCTTGGAAAAATCCCCGTGGGTCCGTGGTCGCGGCTGCGGCGGCATCGGCGGCGGTGATGCCATCCAGATCATGCGCCTCCTTTCCGGGATTGGAGTTAACGCCGGACCGGGCGGTAGCGACGGATGGTGCGGCACTCGCTTTTCCTTTGCTGGGGGGAAGGGGGATCACCGCTCCCAAAAGGCAGCCCGCAGCCAGGGTGATGGTCATGAATTTCGCGGTGGCTTTCATGGTTCCTTCTTCAGCTTGCCGGATGGTTGCGCCCCCACTCGCCGGATGGTTTCCGATCTCAGCGCCTCATCGGCAATAGTCGCCGCCCATTCGGTCGCCGTGGCCGGGTCCGCCGGGGCCAGACGTGTGACCAACGCACCGATGGCCGCGTCCTTGTCCGGTCCGGTGGGAAGCTTCGTGATCCATTCGGAGGCCAGATCCGGATTCCTGTCGGACCACTCCAGGACGGCCTGCCTCAGGCACTCCTTCCGCAGTTCCGGATCCTTGGTGGCCAGCACCGCCTTCACCGCCGAAACGGGATCCGCCAACCGGAAAGTATCCGCTCCGTTGGCCCAGGATTTCATCAGCCCCGCCACCGCCTCGCTGCGGTGCGCGGATGGAGGCAGTTCTGCGATCATTTCCAGACACGCCTCCGGTGCCCGCGCTCCAAAACCGGCGGCCTTCTTTCCCAACAGCTCCGCACGCTCGTCCGGCTTCTGTTGCTCCAGCAGCCGCATCCGCTGCTCCAGCGGCAGTTCGGAAAAAAGGGCCTCCCGGGCGGTGCGAGCTTCCGGTCCATCACCGAGGTTGAATGACAGGGCAATGCTGCGGTCCGCATCCTCCCGGGCCAGGCGGGGCGATATCGCCTGGAAAACCAGAGCCGCGATGCGTCCGTCTTTCTGGCGGGTGAGCCAATCCAGCAGCAGATCGTGGTGCGGATTCCGGATGGCCTTCACGAATCTCCCGGCCAGCTCCGCGGCCAACCCACGGTCTTCCATCGAGTCGATGTGCGCCATCATCCCGGCGGGGTCCGTTTCCATCCATCGCTCCAGCCTTCCTTCAGTGTCCTTGGAGAGCAGGGCGGTGATGTCTTCCTTCATCACAGACGCCTCACGTTCCCTGACGGTGGCGGCGTGCGCCTGCTCCGCCGCAGGCTGATGCGGTGCCATGGCCAGACGGATGGCGACCACCACCGCGGCACCGGCTGCACCCAAGGCACCGCCCCAGATGATCTTCCACAGGCGTTGGTTCGAAAGGTGCATCGCACCTATCTGGATAACCGGCCTGCCCCGTCAGGACAACGGGTTTAGTGTAAATTCGGATTTACAGAAGCAAGGGCAGGGACCGCATTCCATGCGGTCAGGCGGTGAAGATTTCCATTATCCCGCGATTCCGCTTCTGGAACGATTTTCCTGCCTTCGCGAAAGGGGGATCAATAGGAGAGTCGGTCATCCTGCGGCATATGCCATTGCCCCCGCCGGACCGCATGGAATGCGGTCCCTGCCTCAACCCTTCGGCAGCGACACCCGGAACACCGTGCCTTCGCCGGGTGCGCTGGTGACATCGATGGTGCCCTCATGATTGTCCACGATGGCTTTCACGATGGCCAATCCCAATCCGGAATGCCCGCCGGTCGCGGCGCGTGCCGGATCGACCCGGTAGAAGCGGTCGAACAGGTGGGGAAGATGCTCCGGAGCGATGCCCTTGCCGGTGTCAGCCACATCGAGCAAGGCCCTGTCAGCGTCACCGGAAACACGGACCGTGACACTGCCGCCGGGATCCTGGTGATGGATCGCGTTCGACAGCAGGTTGACCACCACCATCGAAAGGGATCTCGCATCGCCGGGGATGGAGATTTCATCAAGCCAGGCCTCGATCCGGATCTGTCGCTCATCGGCCAGCGGGCGGAGGAGTTTCACCGCGTCCGATGCGATGGTGGTCAGATCGCAGGACTCCTTGGTGAGCGTGGAGGAGTTTCCGTCCTGCCGGGCGAGCACCAGCAGGGACTCCACCAGGGAGCGCATGCGTTCCGCCGCATCACGCGTGGTGGAGAGGATGTCGCGGTATTCCTCCGCGGGGCGGTCACGCTTCAGGCCGCGGGAGGTTTCGGAAAGGATGACCGTCAGGGGCGTGCGCAGTTCATGGGAGGCGTCCGCGGTGAACTGCCGCTGCTGGTGGATGGCGGACTCCAGCCGGTCAAAGGTGTCATTGAGAACCCGGCTGAGACGGCCCAGCTCGTTATCCGTGTCGGAAATGTCGATCCGTTCCGACACATTCCCGTTGGTGATGCGGGAGGCGGTGCGGCTGATCTTTTCGATG
This genomic stretch from Akkermansiaceae bacterium harbors:
- a CDS encoding SGNH/GDSL hydrolase family protein; this encodes MKSLVPLLFLSLAALCHAGGFKELVTFGDSLTDMGNRSVGPDKKDVKFRPTWVAQLAGPQMLDIPGFKPSGMNGFYFGGTNYAVGGSTSGYAAAKGRDQNKGQNLTVQISKRYLNPEFNKDGVKKDALHIVRIGTNDLMALAIQPEQIGSAWTTLSQEAAKVVVDVEGQIQAMADAGVKYVMWGNLSDGSKFPSLVRRVAILGDMAPIALKAVSDASKAFNAEMDAAIVRLQAKNAGLKIIKLDMDAMFNEVEADPGKFGFVSVTEGANDSRHLFSADGLHPTPAGHKALAEYAFRVISDPKTPKPN
- a CDS encoding helix-turn-helix domain-containing protein, whose translation is MNRREVPRIGMISYGEDRLREGGFVTLPLNESFTIDPTRLRPHYHDFFQVSLLLGDGSLMHDFRESEASGATLFFLSPGQVHTIVPRPRMSGTIVSFTREFLEEGVEDGFLMNLPFFFTTEQAPWLRLADDRLPWVEGVFRELQEEYDAAPQGFAEVARCLLRVLFVKVARWYGVESPVMARGRQAVLVRRFRQELEAHHHEWQTLDHYAKALGVTTNHLHDAVRVETGQSAGEHLRERRLLDAKRQLLHSTMSVSEVGYGLGFADPSYFSRFFKRSEGMSPAEFRKKIREKYQKDHG
- a CDS encoding LamG domain-containing protein; the encoded protein is MNTGTENEFRGLMIRALEGGLEREEMSRLATLCREHPGLARMFGRQVEVDRFLEIALRDLTAGTGFSRSVIQRIEDEREVGAPFVASVMDRVERVSRRKTRWLTAAVGIAALLILWLGLSLHGRGTAAKLHRGDSAKWMAPPAGEDLRAGMRLQLDSGLAEIHFATGAEVILEGPADFEIRGRDEGFIHQGRVSVRIPEQARRFRLGSPGGSVVDPGKAFGLHVAADGETEAEVFEGKIRVRPRHGSGEVMLGTNEKFISSGRIWWKSGGIDANAFVTSMPPQAPGVPEYAHWALDEGAGTSTKSLGKLTAGDFRPAELRDFGGMPGALPKWVDGPYGKALAFDGLGNALETHFPGVVGDAARTVAFWLRLPEDFDSEQGYGIISWGDLAETGNAWQISVNPYIHEGPVGRLRVGIYPSLVTGSTDLRDGRWHHCAVVLYKDERNGHRIPALLYVDGKMEATASKGVVTRIHTSSEEGARPVWIARSLRHEEPKRSRGTGFFRGDLDEIYIFDGALNQGQIENLMRFNTLFPKSY
- a CDS encoding PEP-CTERM sorting domain-containing protein, which translates into the protein MLKSPSTLPRSLAGTISSVILSAAAAHAATVTVPFSENFSDTSKTTAAAFLFTQSVGGLTNIVGSGDARRMQILLSASQNGHVSVDHALTGPNDFTVSSSALPYLLDTEATTAPTIMRFALVASGTGSNLHTSDAYRVSLDFMAGTVSLLKGTGTAFTSLAAAFTGNIPTFSPSTPLSMSLAGTYLSATSVLLTGEVSDGTNTYSFTYTDTDALAGAYYGFHGIKNGTSSGTDTERSRLGVQVDNFQLDVVPEPSSALLAAAGLFAFSTRRRRQG
- a CDS encoding MFS transporter, whose product is MEDSTAIPEATPRANSHETVFALLFAISFSHLLNDTIQALIPSIYPILKHDYALTFTQLGLITFAFQLTASLLQPVVGLVTDRRPMPYSLPVGMGMTLLGLVALAYAGSFHSILISAALVGGGSAIFHPEASRIAHMAAGRRRGFAQSLFQVGGNAGSAIGPLLAAWIIVPHGQKSLVVFSAIALLGVLVLWQIGKWQSANLHRIHRKPKAAGAAVSPVSRNRVILAMSVLVVLVFSKYVYLSSLTSYYTFYLIDRFHVSVQSAQMHLFLLLFAVAVGTIVGGPVGDRIGRKRVIWGSILGVAPFSLALPHVNLLTTGILSVFIGLILASAFSAILVYAQELLPGKVGMVAGLFFGLAFGIAGIGSAVLGKVADIHGINFVFQICAFLPLLGLATVLLPDVEVEK
- a CDS encoding type 1 glutamine amidotransferase, with the translated sequence MKTKKTKYDLSGKRVAVLATDGFEQSELSKPVGALREHGVKVSIISPSGEPIKGWTDDDWGHEITADLALDDASPLDYDGLLLPGGVINSDALRQEEQAREFARHFFDAGKPVFAICHGAQLLIDAGLVEGRHMTSYAALEKDLRNAGADWEDSEVVVDNGFVTSRKPDDLPAFCAKMCEELAEGIHA
- a CDS encoding sigma-70 family RNA polymerase sigma factor; protein product: MAAPADSIPDDEPDLIRRAQRGDLAAFGTLVGRYQASIRAFAALRMSVRCEAEDLAQETFVIAWRKLADFDPGTSLGAWLRRIAHHLVRNHRRKFRAEGVGGYQELEILWRGQERDRPGGPEERLAALRDCLSRMDGPSRELLHDRYLEGTSVRELAERSGKGYSALTTQLYRLREVLALCVENEMGVNSGTS
- a CDS encoding HAMP domain-containing protein gives rise to the protein MIGFLHSLRWRVQLWHALILGVVITALCLLAYRLAAEDRAERVGRELENFERSFMRRVWEKATDSKPDSPPTTEDIRALLAGLNTASDLPHFMRGLFDPNATESVYLGYWDHEGNVLFRSANAPADLVRPTREEIDDRAKRTDHGLTREVIRRGPRGFNGIVGRDISPDIADLRTMALQISGLGAGLWLFGLLGGWWLSGRAIRPIEKISRTASRITNGNVSERIDISDTDNELGRLSRVLNDTFDRLESAIHQQRQFTADASHELRTPLTVILSETSRGLKRDRPAEEYRDILSTTRDAAERMRSLVESLLVLARQDGNSSTLTKESCDLTTIASDAVKLLRPLADERQIRIEAWLDEISIPGDARSLSMVVVNLLSNAIHHQDPGGSVTVRVSGDADRALLDVADTGKGIAPEHLPHLFDRFYRVDPARAATGGHSGLGLAIVKAIVDNHEGTIDVTSAPGEGTVFRVSLPKG